Proteins from a genomic interval of Vicia villosa cultivar HV-30 ecotype Madison, WI unplaced genomic scaffold, Vvil1.0 ctg.002563F_1_1, whole genome shotgun sequence:
- the LOC131639219 gene encoding uncharacterized protein LOC131639219 translates to MIVGTFNIRGGGSLIKRKWINSIIANGKTDMFLLQEIKFKVVSDSVAKSFWGMEDIGFSYSGEDGMSGGVFTLWKIQSVSVISSFRGNGYLGNKIFVGDFYAVKKRNERVGQALVRSNVEWRKFSDFIEESGLVDVPSKGKKFSWFSRDEKSNSRLDRFLVSVNIVSLWGVVGEDWGPKSSKFHNEWFSDKGFIPFVEKFRLIKERLKWGNKTIFGKYDMEVEEGVRDFNASDDRKFWDEEAHEIKVKVNKRVWLNLKIKEDMLIKNSRLKWLNDGDNHSKFFHKVMKDRKSRNHFSPIITSKGVVNSVREVKDAVKVPFIDKFKEDYFDTPSLDGIFINSLSREDSLALEVPFL, encoded by the exons ATGATAGTGGGTACTTTTAATATAAGGGGTGGAGGCAGCTTGATTAAGCGGAAGTGGATCAACAGTATTATTGCTAATGGGAAGACGGACATGTTTCTTttgcaagaaataaaatttaaggTGGTTTCAGACTCCGTAGCCAAAAGTTTTTGGGGGATGGAAGATATTGGGTTCTCATATTCAGGGGAGGACGGTATGTCGGGTGGTGTTTTTACTCTTTGGAAGATTCAATCGGTCTCGGTGATTTCTAGCTTTCGTGGCAATGGTTACCTTGGAAACAAG ATTTTTGTGGGAGATTTTTATGCGGTCAAGAAGAGGAATGAGAGAGTTGGTCAAGCTTTGGTAAGAAGTAATGTGGAATGGAGGAAATTTTCGGATTTTATTGAAGAAAGTGGGTTGGTGGACGTTCCTAGTAAAGGAAAGAAGTTTAGCTGGTTTAGTAGAGATGAGAAATCTAATAGTAGACTTGATAGATTCCTTGTATCAGTTAATATTGTTTCATTGTGGGGTGTTGTTGG AGAGGATTGGGGTCCTAAATCGTCCAAGTTCCATAATGAGTGGTTTTCTGATAAGGGCTTTATTCCTTTTGTTGAGAAATTTCGTTTAATTAAAGAGAGGTTGAAGTGGGGGAACAAAACAATTTTTGGTAAGTATGACATGGAGGTGGAGGAAGGAGTTAGAGATTTTAATGCATCGGATGATAGAAAGTTTTGGGATGAGGAGGCGCATGAAATCAAAGTAAAGGTGAACAAGAGAGTTTGGTTGAACCTTAAGATTAAGGAGGACATGCTAATTAAAAATTCTAGATTAAAGTGGTTGAATGATGGAGATAATCATAGTAAGTTTTTCCATAAAGTTATGAAGGATAGGAAGAGTAGAAATCATTTTAGTCCCATAATTACTAGTAAAGGAGTTGTGAATTCGGTGAGGGAGGTCAAGGATGCGGTAAAAGTTCCTTTTATAGATAAATTCAAAGAAGATTATTTTGATACACCGTCTTTAGATGGTATTTTTATTAATTCGTTGAGTAGGGAAGATAGCTTAGCTCTTGAGGTTCCTTTTTTGTAA